A genome region from Methylobacterium sp. FF17 includes the following:
- the cyoD gene encoding cytochrome o ubiquinol oxidase subunit IV, with protein sequence MSTLSEARLVRRPPGEGSGDGETHGGHPARGAHGTLKGYMTGFALSVVLTLIPFWLVMGDVLGDTFRTGIVVMALAAVQIVVHMIYFLHMNTRSEGGWTFIALVFTVTLVVVTLVGSIWVMYHLDQNMMPMSPHEALHKP encoded by the coding sequence ATGAGCACCTTGAGCGAGGCCAGGCTCGTCCGTCGGCCGCCCGGCGAGGGCAGCGGTGATGGCGAGACGCACGGCGGGCACCCTGCCCGGGGTGCGCACGGCACCCTCAAGGGCTACATGACCGGCTTCGCCCTGTCTGTCGTCCTCACCCTCATCCCTTTCTGGCTGGTGATGGGCGACGTCCTCGGCGACACGTTCAGGACCGGCATCGTCGTCATGGCGCTGGCCGCGGTGCAGATCGTGGTGCACATGATCTACTTCCTGCACATGAACACGAGGTCCGAGGGCGGCTGGACCTTCATAGCCCTCGTCTTCACGGTGACGTTGGTCGTGGTCACGCTCGTCGGGTCGATATGGGTCATGTACCACCTCGACCAGAACATGATGCCGATGTCGCCGCACGAGGCGTTGCACAAGCCCTGA